CTCGCATTCTTCCTTCCGCTTCAGGCGCAGCAGACGCCGCCCTTAGCTGGCATCGCTCATCTTGCCCTTCGAGTGCGTTCGCTCGATGCCTCCCGCGAGTTTTACAACAAACTCGGCTTCGAAGAGGCCTTTGCACTTAAAGACAAAGAGGGCAAGCCCCGCGAGAGCTTCATCAAGATCAACGATCACCAATTCATCGAGCTCTACCCCGCGAATCCCGAAGTCCCGCGCGAGGCCTCCATCGGTTTCCTTCACGCCTGCTTTGAAGGCGATGACCTTCAGGCAGTTCATGACGACTACGTCGCTCACGGACTCCCCCCCACCGCAGTTCGCAAGGCCGGGGCAGGAAACCTTCTCTTTACGATGAAAGGCCCTGAGGACGCCAACGGCACCGCGCAAAACCTCGAATACACCCAGTACCAACCCGGATCTCTCCATTACAATGATCGCGGCCAACATCTTGGTCAGGATCGCGTCGCCGATTCGATCCACTCCGTTGCCCTGGCCATGCGCGATCCCTCTGCCGCACGGGACTTCTACCTCAACCAGCTCTCCTTCAAGTCCATTGCAGGCGACCCCATGTTTCTGCACATGCCCGGAAACTCCGGGCAGGAGGTCGAGATCACTCCTGCGGATTCGCTTGGTCCAAAGGCCCGCTTCACGTTGCGCACGTCGAACCTTTCGCGGGCAGCCCGTCTCATCCGCAAGCAGAAGATAGAGGTCCTCAAATCGAAAGATGCGCTCACAATCTCCGATCCCGACGGCAATCTGATCATGATTCGGGAGCAGTAGGACCGTTGGAGGTTATAGGTTGTCCGTTGCTGGTAACACCTTAGGGAATGTCATTCCGAGCGGAGTGCGCAGCACGCAGTCGAGAAACCTGCTTCTCTCCCCATTTCTTAATGATCTCCAAAACCCCTACCGCCAGCGACGCCTCGGCAACCTGTAACCTGCAACTGGCAATTTTTATGACACTCCGCGAAGCCATCCAATCTGCCGCAGAACGACTCGCCCAAGATCAACATCTGCGTGACAGTGCTCGTCGCGACGCTGAACTGCTCCTGCAGCACCGGCTTAACCTCACGCGGGCAGGCTTGCTCGCCAATCCAGCTCGTAGCCTCACCCCCACCGAACTACAGGATTACGAGAACCTGATTGCCCGACGCCTGCTCCACGAACCCGTCCAGTACATCACCGGCGTGCAGGAGTTCTATGCTCTTCCTCTTCGCGTCACCCCTGCCGTGCTTATTCCTCGGCCCGAGACCGAACACCTCGTCGAGGCCGTGCTCGAACGGCTTCCGCACGACCGCCCCGTTACCATCGTCGACATCGGCACCGGCTCCGGAGCTATCGCCCTCGCGCTGGCGACCCATCTTCCTCAGGCAGCGATAACCGCCATCGACCTTTCCCCGGCGGCATTGGAGATCGCCAAGGCAAATGCCCACGCGCTTGAGCTCTCCTCACGGGTCCGTTTTCTTGTCTCTGATCTGCTGGCTTCGCTCTCCCCTTCGGAAATACATGCCGGCTTCGATGCCATCGTCAGCAATCCGCCTTATATCCCCGCTTCCGATGCTTCTGGACTACATCCCCAGGTTCGAGAGCACGAACCACGGCAGGCCCTCTTTGCCGGTGTCGACGGACTCGAGATATATCGCCGCCTCATCCCCCAGGCCTTTAAAGCTCTCAAGCCAGGCGGTTTGCTCGCCGTCGAGATTGGCCACGGGCAAAAAAACGACCTCGCTACCCTCCTCGCAGGCTGGACGCAGGTGGTTTTTGTGGATGACCTTCAGTCCATTCCACGGGTCGCCCTGGCGCGGCGGACGGTTAATTTGGTCTGACCGTTTCTGCCTCCCGCGGCTTAATTCAAAACATGAACTATTTCCAGTTGACATCGGTCTCAACCCGTCCATATAGTCCTTTGGCACGGGAAATAGCCATTTAATCGACGTGAAATGTAGATGTGCCGTCCGTGCGATGAAACCAGCTTCGAGGCCTGACATGCAAAAATCAAAAGTAATTGGACTATCCAATCCTAAAATCCTGCTCCTTCTGTTCGCCCTTTTACCGTTCCTATGTCTCCCGCAGGCATGGGCGCAGGCGGCGGGTACTGCCAGCATCCAGGGCAATGTTATCGACCAGACGGGAGCTGCCATTCCCAGTGCGACCGTCACCTTGACCAATACAGGAACGCGCGTCGCCCGCACCACCGTCACCGATGGTTCCGGCCTCTACAGCCTTCCCAACGTTCCCATCGGTCCTTACTCGCTTGGGGTTAGTGCCACGGGTTTTCAGACCTATACCCAGACTGGCATCGTCCTTCAGGTCGGCAATAACATCCAGATCAATGCCACCCTGCAGGTGGGCAACGCCAGCGAGCATGTTGAGGTGCAAGCCTCGGCGGTCGCGCTCGATACGGAAAACAGCACCTTCAAGCAGGTCATCGACCAGACCCGCATCACCGAGATGCCTTTGAATGGTCGTCAGGCAACCCAACTCGTGCTCATCTCCGGTGGCGCCGTCAATGCACCTGCGGCTGATATCAATACCAGCAAAAACTATCCCACCTCCGTTGTTATTGCAGTTGCGGGTAGCCAGGGCAACTACAACAACTACGTCCTCGACGGCGGCTATCACACCGACAACTTCACGAATACCAATTTGCCGTATCCGTTCCCCGATGCGTTGCACGAGTTCTCGGTCGAATCCAGCTCGCTCCCGGCCCGTAACGGTCTCCATCCCGGTTCGCTGGTCAATGTTGTGACGAACTCCGGAACCAACCAGTGGCACGGAACGGTCTTCGATTTCGTCCGCAATAACGTCATCAACGCGACCAACTTCTTCTCCACGGCCAAGGACACCGTCAAGCGGAACCAGTTCGGCGGAACCCTTGGCGGAAAGATCATTAGCGACAAGCTCTTCTTCTTCGGCGGCTACCAGGGAACCCGCGAGCATAAGATCGGAAACGCGACCGGCTACTGTCTTCCGACACCAGCCATGCTGAACGGCGATTTCAGCCAGATGCCGAAGAGCGGAAACTGCGCCAGCACCGGGGCGGCTTTCAAAGATCCCCTCACTGGAGCCGCAAATCCCAGCCGCAAAATTCCAGTCTCCGAGTTCAGTCCTGCGGCCCTGGCGCTGGTTAAATATCTCCCGCTCTCGCAAGCGGACGCCAATGGTCGCGTGAATGTTGCGCTTCCGGGCAACAATACTGAAGATCAGTACATCGGCCGTATCGACTACACCTGGAGCGCCCGTCACTCGCTCTTTGGCCGTTATTACCTCACAAACTACAACCTGCCCTCCTACTACTCGCCTTCGAACATCCTGCTCACGACCGTCGCGGGGAACGACCTGCGAGTGCAGAGCTTTACTCTCGGCGATACCTTCATCTTCACGCCGAAGTTCGTCAACACCTTCCACGGCACCTACTCCCGCCGCCGCAACAACCGCGGCCCAATCGCAGGTGGCATCAACGCCAATACTCTCGGCGTCAAGATCTACCTCTATGCTCCCGTTGATCTTCGTGTCCAGATGAACAGCGGCTTCAACGTCGGTTGCGGAACCTGTACTCCTGGCTTCTTCAACGTCAACACTGAACACTTTGCCGACGACATCGACTGGCTTGTCGGCAAACACCAGATCGCTCTGGGCGGTGAATTCCTTCGCACCGGCGATAACACTCACGTCGGCTATCTCTTCAACGGCAGCTATTCCTTCGGTGGAGCAGCCTCCGGAGAGGTCCTGGCGGACTTCCTCACCGGCCAGATGACCAGCTACGGAACGACCAACGCGTTCAGCCAGAGCCGCGCTCAGGACACCACCTATCGTCAAAACGTCTTCGGCCTCTATGCCCAGGACACCTGGCATATCACGCCGAAACTCACCATCAACTATGGCCTGCGCTGGGAGCCAAATCTCTTCCAGACTGATAAGTTTGGCCGCGGATCGACCTTCGATCAGGCAGCCTTCAACGCCAACAAGCACTCGACCACGTTTCCCAATGCTCCTGCCGGGTCCTTCTACTACGGCGATGCTGGTGTTCCCAAGTCCTTCACCAATAACCAATGGAAGAACGTCTCGCCGCGTGTCTCCATGACGCTCGATCCCTTCGGCACCGGCAAGACCGTCTTCCGCGCAGGCGGGGCTATGATGTACGACACGCCCGCCCTCTATACCTCGCAGCGTGTCGCCTCCAACCCGCCGTTCGTCAATGAGATTGACATCAACGCACAGACGTCTTTTGACGATCCCTGGAACGGTTATCCCGGTGGAGATCCCTTCCCCGGAGTCTTCCCGCCAAATGCCTCGGCGACCTTCCCCACCAATACCCTCTGGGTGCTGTTGCAGAAGAACATGAAGACCCCGGTTATCTACCAGTGGACGGCCAGCGTTCAGCAGGACTTCGGTCGCGGCTGGATGTTCTCCATCAACTACCTTGGCAACCAGCAGGCCCATCAGTGGATCGGCAACGGCATCAACGCCGCCGTCTTTATTCCGGGCAACTGGTCAGGGCCAAGTTCTTGCCAGGGCATGCCCCAGATTATAGTCGGAACGGCTCTTTATCCCGGCAAGATTGGCGACCCCTGCTCGACGGTCGGTAATCCAAACGCTCGCACCCCGTTGACTCTGGCCAACAGCACCCAGGGACAGGGTTACAGCCCCACCATGACCCTGATCACCGATGGAGGAACCACCAGCTATCACGGTGTCATTACAGCCATCCAGCACCGCATGTCCGACAACTTCAGCTTCCTGGCCAACTACACCTGGTCCAAGTGCCTTGCTGTTGCGGATAACCCGGGCGACATCGCTGGTCCGGCCTACGAACACACGCTGAATCCGCGGCTCGATCGCGGTCCGTGCGGCTTCGACGTTCGTCATATCTTCAATACGTCCATCGTCGCTCGCAGTAACTTCCACTCGCTCCAGGGCTGGAAGGGCGCGCTGGCCAACAACTGGCAGGTTGCCCCGCTCATCCGTATCCTCTCCGGAACGCCTCTTAACGTGACCTCTGGTGTGGACAACTCCCGCAGCGGCATCGGACTCGACCGGCCAAACCTGGTGACAGGCGGCTCCGTATACACGGGTGCCAAAATCTACCAGAAATCGCCCGGCAATCTGGCTTACCTCAACAAGGCTGCATTTGCTCAAAACACCGTGGGAACCTACGGAAACCTGAGCCGCAATGCTTTCCGTCAGCCGAACTACTATAACGTGGACATGTCGGTCAGCCGGATCTTCCCGGTCCATGAGCGGCTCAACTTCCAGCTCCGGATGGAAGCCTTCAACGTCCTTAACCATCCCAATCTAAACGCCTTCACCACGTCGCTCAGCTCGGGGACCTTTGGCAACGCCACCGGTGCGGCCGATCCTCGTATCTTCCAGCTCGCCGGGAAGTTCAACTTCTAACCCCTGCTGTATCAATCGAAAGATAGGGCTGTCCCGTCTGAGGACAGCCCTATCTTTTGCACCGGTGAAACTCTCTCTACCCTGAACAACGTCAAATAGATATGATGGCCACGGCTGAATTAGACAAGATGACGACGGCTGAATTACAGGAACACCTCTACTCTCTCGAAGAACGTCTTCTCCACCCCGATCGCGAAAGAGACCGTAACGCTCTGCTCGACCTGATCGTGCCTGAATTCAAGGAGTTCTGCACCTCTGGCCGCGTCTTCAACGCCAATCAGCTCGGCCACGAGCTCCTCAGCAGTGCCGCCCGACCGGCAACCATGAGCTACTTTTACGTCACTCCGCTGGGAGAAAACTCCGCGTTGGCCACCTACCAGATCACGACGTCGAACTCTACCTCCCGCCATTCTTCCATCTGGGTTCGCCGCAACGGCCAATGGCAGATGTACTTCCATCAAGGCACTGTCTCCGCCTAGGAAGGTTCGCGGCCTCTTTCTTCCCATTCGCGTTCTCGGTAAGGACGATCTCTCTGAGATTTGCCCTCTTCCTCTTCACGCCATTGTCGGCGTTGTTCTTGCTCCTCGCGCTCTTCACGGCCATCGCTCATTCCGGCCTCCTGTCACAATAAAGCAGCGAAGGACTATTCACTGGATTCTGCCGATTTCGCCAATCCATACAACTCCATCTCGAACCTCTGGATCATCGACTCCGACCATGCATGGGTCGACTTTCGCCAGGTATCTCCCTTTTCCTCCAGGAAGTTCGGGAAGTTCATGCGGCAGTATCCGGCACGCTCCTTGAAGTCGTACAGTCCCTGCGGAATCCCGTCCAGGTACAGTACGGCCTGCAATCCATCCCGTGACCACTCCACCGCGGCAATCCGTTCCGGCTCGGGACGCTCCAGTTCGGCATCACTTTTGGCCAGCGCAGCAACGTTATAGATCAGCATCGCGTCCAGGATGCTCTCTTCGTGCGTCGTCTGCGAACGGTCGCAGGCGTAAAAGTATCCTGCGATTCCCTCATCTTCAAACACCACCGTCCACGGCGGGGCCGTCGGCGAATCCGAGGACAGAAAAGCGCGGCCGGGGGTAAAAGTAAGCGACTCCATATATCTCTCACGATACGATAGAAGCGATGTTCTGTCGCTTAATCACCCAGAGAACGGA
This portion of the Edaphobacter sp. 4G125 genome encodes:
- a CDS encoding VOC family protein: MSLRRICFLAIFLAFFLPLQAQQTPPLAGIAHLALRVRSLDASREFYNKLGFEEAFALKDKEGKPRESFIKINDHQFIELYPANPEVPREASIGFLHACFEGDDLQAVHDDYVAHGLPPTAVRKAGAGNLLFTMKGPEDANGTAQNLEYTQYQPGSLHYNDRGQHLGQDRVADSIHSVALAMRDPSAARDFYLNQLSFKSIAGDPMFLHMPGNSGQEVEITPADSLGPKARFTLRTSNLSRAARLIRKQKIEVLKSKDALTISDPDGNLIMIREQ
- the prmC gene encoding peptide chain release factor N(5)-glutamine methyltransferase — protein: MISKTPTASDASATCNLQLAIFMTLREAIQSAAERLAQDQHLRDSARRDAELLLQHRLNLTRAGLLANPARSLTPTELQDYENLIARRLLHEPVQYITGVQEFYALPLRVTPAVLIPRPETEHLVEAVLERLPHDRPVTIVDIGTGSGAIALALATHLPQAAITAIDLSPAALEIAKANAHALELSSRVRFLVSDLLASLSPSEIHAGFDAIVSNPPYIPASDASGLHPQVREHEPRQALFAGVDGLEIYRRLIPQAFKALKPGGLLAVEIGHGQKNDLATLLAGWTQVVFVDDLQSIPRVALARRTVNLV
- a CDS encoding TonB-dependent receptor; translation: MQKSKVIGLSNPKILLLLFALLPFLCLPQAWAQAAGTASIQGNVIDQTGAAIPSATVTLTNTGTRVARTTVTDGSGLYSLPNVPIGPYSLGVSATGFQTYTQTGIVLQVGNNIQINATLQVGNASEHVEVQASAVALDTENSTFKQVIDQTRITEMPLNGRQATQLVLISGGAVNAPAADINTSKNYPTSVVIAVAGSQGNYNNYVLDGGYHTDNFTNTNLPYPFPDALHEFSVESSSLPARNGLHPGSLVNVVTNSGTNQWHGTVFDFVRNNVINATNFFSTAKDTVKRNQFGGTLGGKIISDKLFFFGGYQGTREHKIGNATGYCLPTPAMLNGDFSQMPKSGNCASTGAAFKDPLTGAANPSRKIPVSEFSPAALALVKYLPLSQADANGRVNVALPGNNTEDQYIGRIDYTWSARHSLFGRYYLTNYNLPSYYSPSNILLTTVAGNDLRVQSFTLGDTFIFTPKFVNTFHGTYSRRRNNRGPIAGGINANTLGVKIYLYAPVDLRVQMNSGFNVGCGTCTPGFFNVNTEHFADDIDWLVGKHQIALGGEFLRTGDNTHVGYLFNGSYSFGGAASGEVLADFLTGQMTSYGTTNAFSQSRAQDTTYRQNVFGLYAQDTWHITPKLTINYGLRWEPNLFQTDKFGRGSTFDQAAFNANKHSTTFPNAPAGSFYYGDAGVPKSFTNNQWKNVSPRVSMTLDPFGTGKTVFRAGGAMMYDTPALYTSQRVASNPPFVNEIDINAQTSFDDPWNGYPGGDPFPGVFPPNASATFPTNTLWVLLQKNMKTPVIYQWTASVQQDFGRGWMFSINYLGNQQAHQWIGNGINAAVFIPGNWSGPSSCQGMPQIIVGTALYPGKIGDPCSTVGNPNARTPLTLANSTQGQGYSPTMTLITDGGTTSYHGVITAIQHRMSDNFSFLANYTWSKCLAVADNPGDIAGPAYEHTLNPRLDRGPCGFDVRHIFNTSIVARSNFHSLQGWKGALANNWQVAPLIRILSGTPLNVTSGVDNSRSGIGLDRPNLVTGGSVYTGAKIYQKSPGNLAYLNKAAFAQNTVGTYGNLSRNAFRQPNYYNVDMSVSRIFPVHERLNFQLRMEAFNVLNHPNLNAFTTSLSSGTFGNATGAADPRIFQLAGKFNF
- a CDS encoding nuclear transport factor 2 family protein, producing MMATAELDKMTTAELQEHLYSLEERLLHPDRERDRNALLDLIVPEFKEFCTSGRVFNANQLGHELLSSAARPATMSYFYVTPLGENSALATYQITTSNSTSRHSSIWVRRNGQWQMYFHQGTVSA
- a CDS encoding DUF2251 domain-containing protein — encoded protein: MESLTFTPGRAFLSSDSPTAPPWTVVFEDEGIAGYFYACDRSQTTHEESILDAMLIYNVAALAKSDAELERPEPERIAAVEWSRDGLQAVLYLDGIPQGLYDFKERAGYCRMNFPNFLEEKGDTWRKSTHAWSESMIQRFEMELYGLAKSAESSE